From Selenomonas ruminantium AC2024, a single genomic window includes:
- a CDS encoding DUF4422 domain-containing protein — MDIKIAVATHKKYWMPEDDVYLPLHVGKALHEHLELGYTGDNTGDNISEKNESFCELTGLYWMWKNVQADYKGLVHYRRHFTKGRLWQDKKLAVFRREDFVQNFQQADILLPKLRKYYIETNESHYVHAHYQKDLQITRQVIAEQCSEYLLAYDQQMKRTSAHMFNMMTMRADLFDAYCQWLFDVLFEVEKRTDIRGYDAVQRRLYGYLSELLLDVWLETNSLSYKENSVTFMEPQNWLKKGGKFLLRKFKGRSC, encoded by the coding sequence TTGGATATCAAGATAGCAGTAGCAACTCATAAAAAGTACTGGATGCCGGAAGATGATGTATATCTGCCTCTGCATGTAGGCAAGGCGCTACATGAGCATTTGGAACTGGGGTATACAGGGGATAATACTGGCGATAACATTAGTGAGAAAAACGAAAGCTTCTGTGAGCTGACTGGCCTTTACTGGATGTGGAAAAATGTGCAGGCCGATTACAAAGGGCTGGTACATTATCGGCGGCATTTTACAAAAGGACGTTTATGGCAAGATAAGAAATTAGCAGTGTTTAGGAGGGAAGACTTTGTGCAAAACTTTCAGCAGGCAGATATTTTGCTGCCAAAGCTCCGAAAATATTACATAGAAACCAACGAAAGTCACTATGTCCATGCCCATTATCAAAAGGATTTGCAAATAACCAGACAGGTGATAGCAGAGCAGTGCTCGGAATACTTGCTGGCCTATGACCAGCAGATGAAAAGGACGAGCGCCCACATGTTCAATATGATGACCATGCGTGCAGATTTATTTGATGCATACTGCCAGTGGCTGTTTGATGTTTTGTTTGAAGTCGAGAAACGGACGGATATCAGAGGATATGATGCCGTACAACGCCGCTTGTATGGATATTTGAGTGAACTGTTGCTGGATGTATGGTTAGAGACCAATTCGCTTTCTTATAAAGAGAATAGCGTCACATTTATGGAACCGCAAAATTGGCTAAAAAAAGGCGGCAAATTTTTATTACGGAAGTTTAAAGGTAGGAGTTGTTAA
- a CDS encoding ABC transporter permease: protein MLKTFYKYKYLLYVLVMRDIKKKYRRSVLGVVWSMLNPLLMMIITAMVFSTLFRFNVENYVLYLLIGQVTFTFFSESTNFAMGSILENGSLIKKVYVPKYLFPFSRVVSSCVNLLFTIPAIIIMMVYTGQIPDWHIITFLLPLLLMLIFCLGVGLILSAGVVYFRDMFHLYGVVLTGLNYATPIFYPEQIVPQEYRFLLDYNPLYYFVRSFREVLYSGGMPSWDNTLLCLVMAITTLVAGVVIFRRAQNHFILYI, encoded by the coding sequence ATGTTAAAAACCTTTTATAAGTACAAGTATTTACTGTATGTGCTAGTAATGCGTGATATAAAGAAAAAATACCGGCGTAGCGTGTTGGGAGTAGTTTGGAGTATGCTAAACCCATTGCTCATGATGATCATCACGGCTATGGTTTTCTCCACGTTGTTTAGGTTTAACGTGGAAAACTATGTGCTGTATCTTCTTATAGGCCAGGTGACCTTTACTTTTTTCAGCGAGTCAACAAATTTTGCCATGGGGTCCATTTTGGAGAACGGCTCCCTCATCAAGAAGGTTTATGTGCCTAAGTATCTATTTCCTTTTTCGAGAGTTGTATCCAGTTGTGTGAACCTTTTGTTCACCATTCCCGCCATCATAATCATGATGGTCTATACAGGGCAGATACCGGACTGGCATATCATCACCTTTCTGCTGCCGCTGTTGTTAATGTTGATTTTTTGCCTGGGAGTGGGGCTGATACTTTCAGCCGGGGTGGTTTACTTCCGTGACATGTTCCACCTTTACGGTGTTGTGCTGACGGGGCTGAATTATGCTACGCCTATTTTTTATCCTGAACAGATAGTACCCCAAGAATATCGGTTCCTTTTGGATTACAATCCTCTGTATTATTTTGTGCGTAGTTTTCGTGAAGTTCTGTATAGTGGTGGAATGCCCTCCTGGGATAACACTCTGCTATGCCTGGTCATGGCTATTACTACCTTGGTTGCAGGTGTAGTAATTTTTCGTCGTGCTCAGAACCATTTTATTTTATACATCTGA
- a CDS encoding ABC transporter ATP-binding protein: MDMGEPIISVEHVSMRFNLMEEKVDTLKEYVVKLLKGKLFYNEFIALNDVSFTIDKGDVFGLIGFNGAGKSTMLKIIAGVLKPTQGRVTVRGNIAPLIEVGAGFDPELTAKENIFLNGAILGYSHAFLEEHFDAILDFAELRDFVNVPVKNFSSGMYARLGFAIATEIRPEILIVDEVLSVGDYKFQEKCEVRIRKMIDSGTTIILVSHDNNMIKRLCNKVLWLDHGKAMEVGDTERICQLYGI; the protein is encoded by the coding sequence ATGGATATGGGAGAGCCCATTATCAGTGTGGAACATGTGTCCATGAGATTTAATCTTATGGAAGAAAAAGTAGATACCCTTAAGGAGTACGTAGTAAAGCTTCTGAAAGGGAAGCTTTTTTATAATGAATTCATTGCCCTGAATGATGTCTCATTTACAATCGACAAGGGCGATGTTTTTGGTCTGATAGGCTTCAATGGGGCAGGAAAATCCACCATGCTCAAAATCATAGCCGGTGTTCTGAAACCAACCCAGGGGAGAGTGACGGTCAGAGGAAACATCGCACCACTGATAGAGGTGGGGGCGGGCTTTGACCCAGAACTCACGGCCAAGGAGAATATCTTCCTCAACGGCGCAATCTTGGGGTATAGTCATGCCTTTTTGGAAGAACATTTCGATGCCATATTGGATTTTGCTGAGCTAAGAGATTTTGTCAATGTACCTGTAAAAAACTTTTCCAGCGGGATGTATGCCAGACTGGGGTTTGCTATAGCTACGGAAATAAGACCGGAGATACTTATTGTTGATGAAGTGTTATCGGTGGGCGATTACAAGTTTCAAGAAAAATGCGAAGTACGTATTCGGAAGATGATAGATAGCGGAACTACGATTATTTTGGTATCTCATGATAATAACATGATAAAGAGACTTTGTAATAAAGTGTTGTGGCTTGATCATGGCAAGGCAATGGAAGTAGGAGATACAGAACGAATTTGTCAACTGTATGGAATATGA